From the Actinomycetota bacterium genome, one window contains:
- a CDS encoding cytochrome c biogenesis protein ResB, with translation LALCTLACAVERPRVAVRTLRAGGAAPPALLSSPHVASAPVAAGSTEAALDAASRELRAARLRVRRTVDGLAASANAWGALGSPVFHWALVLLFVAVAGGRLTRAEGAIDLPLGRFVTDESSSYLPGAVEGPLYRGHSGLAFSASGFSGETVVDGLDRGPSAVVGVYRGGELLAEQRVYPNSPLRYRGLLVHRASDWGWAPKLAVETTSGEVLASVSALIDSTLEESAAVGPGEVEFTAPGRAPAVIAVRIPYASREGSRGVLARAVTLTVQRAGEASRAPVTIAEGEAAPLFDGLHLRFAERGSWIRITVADDRSIPFIYGLFGLACVGLLTAVLFPPRRAWVAAISDGDAMVRLHAVVRHARSDPGFRDRVAGAIEAAAAAYATPDPGSEG, from the coding sequence GCTCGCGCTGTGCACGCTCGCGTGCGCGGTCGAGCGCCCCCGCGTCGCGGTGCGCACGCTACGTGCGGGAGGCGCCGCGCCGCCAGCCCTTCTCTCGTCGCCGCACGTCGCATCGGCGCCGGTCGCTGCGGGCTCGACCGAGGCGGCCCTCGATGCCGCTTCGCGCGAACTGCGAGCCGCACGCCTGCGCGTCCGGCGCACCGTGGATGGGCTCGCAGCCTCGGCGAACGCGTGGGGTGCGCTCGGCAGCCCGGTGTTCCACTGGGCGCTCGTGCTGCTGTTCGTCGCCGTGGCGGGCGGCCGGCTCACCCGGGCGGAGGGCGCGATCGACCTGCCGCTCGGCCGGTTCGTCACCGATGAGTCGTCGTCCTACCTGCCCGGCGCCGTGGAGGGTCCGCTCTACCGCGGGCACAGCGGGCTCGCGTTCTCGGCGAGCGGCTTCTCCGGTGAGACGGTCGTCGACGGGCTCGATCGCGGCCCGTCCGCCGTGGTCGGCGTCTACCGCGGCGGCGAGTTGCTCGCCGAGCAGCGTGTCTATCCGAACTCGCCTTTGCGCTACCGCGGGCTGCTCGTGCACCGCGCGAGCGACTGGGGCTGGGCGCCCAAGCTCGCCGTCGAGACCACCTCGGGCGAGGTGCTCGCCTCCGTGTCGGCGCTCATCGACTCGACGCTCGAGGAGTCCGCGGCCGTCGGCCCCGGGGAGGTCGAGTTCACCGCGCCGGGGCGCGCGCCGGCGGTGATCGCGGTGCGCATCCCGTATGCGAGCAGGGAGGGCAGCCGCGGCGTGCTCGCGCGCGCGGTCACACTCACGGTCCAGCGTGCGGGGGAGGCGTCCCGCGCTCCCGTGACCATCGCCGAGGGCGAGGCGGCGCCGCTGTTCGACGGGCTGCACCTGCGCTTCGCGGAGCGGGGATCGTGGATCCGGATCACCGTCGCCGACGATCGTTCGATACCGTTCATCTACGGGCTGTTCGGGCTGGCGTGTGTCGGGCTCCTGACTGCCGTGCTGTTCCCGCCGCGCCGCGCGTGGGTGGCCGCCATCTCGGACGGCGACGCGATGGTCCGCTTGCATGCCGTCGTGCGCCACGCGCGCTCCGACCCGGGCTTCCGCGACCGCGTCGCCGGGGCGATCGAAGCCGCGGCCGCCGCGTACGCGACTCCCGACCCCGGCAGCGAGGGCTGA